The region GACGAGCTGTGGCAGCAACGCGCTCAGCGCCTCACCGACGAACGAGATTCCCAACATCGAATTGGCGATCTCACCGCTGCTGCGGCCGGTGAAGAACCGAGCCGGGAGGCGTAGGAGCCGATCCCAGATCGCCAACTGCGCGCCGGACTGCAACCGGCCGTCCAACCGCAGCAGCCGTAGGTTCTGCACCACACCGACCAGCCCGGCGACCACCGCGGCGCTGAGCATCAGGGCGACGAAACCGACCAGGCCGTCCACCTCACCCTGCCGGGCCAACTGGCCGAGCACCTCGCCGGTGGTCAGCGGCACCCCCAGGCCGAGCAGCGCCACGCAGGCGGCGGCGAACAGCAGGCCCCGCACGTCGCGGCCCGCGCCGACGAGACCGGCCCGCAGCAGGTGACGCATCCGAGCGGTCTGCGGTAACGGCGCCTGCACCTGGGTCGCCTCGACGGCGAACGTCGCGGCCACGGTCGCGTTGATCGGACTGTACGCCCGGGTGTCCGGGTCGACCTGGTGGTAGCGACGTCGACGAAACACCAGCGGTGCCGCGACGGCATGCTCCGGGTCGTCGTCGGCCCGCCACCCCACCAGGGGCCCAAGGTCCCGCCGCCACCACAGGTCCGGTAGTCGCACCTCACGCAGGAACAGGCTGGACGCTCGGGCCACCGCGTGCACCGCGGCCCGGTCGCCCAGCACCGCGCGGCTGCGGTCGGCCGGCTCGTTGACCGGGCTGCCCATCCCCTCGGTGACCACCCGGACCACCGAGGCGGCCCGCCCGTACCGGTCGAAGCCGGCCTCGGTGTCCGGCATCGGAACCACGCCGCCCGCGCCGATCACCCCGATCGACCGGCGGGCCGCCGCGGCGAGCACCGCGGCGTCGACCTGCCGCCGCCGCTCCACGGCCCTCAGCAGGGCAGCGTCAGCCTCCTCGATCCGGCTCTCCACCATGCGCAGGAGCCGGGCCACGTGCTGGTCGACCGCCGACCGGAGCTGACCGGCGACCAGCAGGTCCCAGCTGCCGTGGCTCTCCACCGCGCAGGCCGACTCGGCCACCACCCAGTCACGCTCGGCGATCAGCAGCAGTTCGTGTTCCCCCGACATCTCCACCGGGCCGCCGTCGTTGCGTCGTAGCTGTCCACCGGCGCTACGCAGCCACCAGGCACCGCCGGTGGAGGTGAGGGCACTCCCCTGCGCCAACGAGACGATCTCGCGCCCGCGCAGGGTGGACGCCTCCCGGGGCGCCTGCCCGTGGCGCAACGCGTCGGCGATGGTGACCAGCACCAGGTCCATCGCCGCGACCATCTCCGTCGCGGCGGCCCGCGCCCGCGGCGACGGTCCCTCGTCCGCCGGCCGGCCGAGCCGAACGTGCCGCTGCAGCAGGGACAGGTGTCGCTGGGACAGCCCCCGCAACTCCCCGCCGGGCAACGGCACCAGGATCAACTGCCACGCACCGAGCGCGGTGGATGTCGGCACCAGGCCACCCGCCGGCAGACGGGCCACATGGTGGCGGCGTGACGGGCTCATCCCGGCGCGGCGCACCGCGAACAGGTCGGCCTCGCCGCCGGTCACCAGCCAGCCGGCCACCGGGCCGTTCAGGCGGCAGACCTGGCGTACGCCCTCGGCGCAGTAGCCGATCAGGCCGCCGGCCGGGTCCTCCTGCACCGCGCCGCTCATCAGCGTCTCCTCGGATCGTCGTGGTCACTGGTCCCGGACCAGCCGCGCGTACGCCCCGTCCCGGGCGACCAGTTGCTCGTGGGTGCCGCGCTCCACCTCCCGACCGCCGTCCAACACGACGATCAGGTCACAGTCGCGGACCGTGGACAGGCGGTGGGCCACGATGAGGCAGGTCGCCCCCCGCCGGCGCAGATGCATGTCGATCCGGCGTTCGGTCTCGGCGTCCAGCGCGCTGGTGGCCTCGTCGAGGACCAGCACCCGGGGGTTGCGGACGAGCGCGCGGGCGATCTCGAGTCGCTGCCGCTGGCCACCGGAGAAGTTGCGGGCGTTCTCCCGTACCGGACTTGCCAGGCCGCCCGGGCGGGCCGCGACATCGTCGTAGAGGCACGCGTCGGTCAGCGCGGTGACGACGTCCTCGTCGGCGACGGTGAGGTCCCACATGGTGACGTTGTCCCGGACCGTCCCCTCGAAGAGCCGCTGGTCCTGGTCCACCATGGCGACCGTGGCCGCCCAGAGGCCGTCGTCCGTGCCCGGCCGGTCGAGGCCGTCCACGGTGACCCGGCCGTTCCACGGACGGTAGAGCCCGGCGACCAACCGGCCCACCGTCGACTTGCCACTGCCCGACCGCCCGACGAGCGCCACCCGGGCGCCCGGCGGCAGGTCCAGGCTGAAGTCCTCCAGCAGTGGGCGACCCAGCGGGTTGTAGCCGAAGGTGACCTTCTCGATGCGCAGATGCCCCTCCATCGGCGCCAACGGTCGGGCGGGTCGTTCCTCGGCGGACGGCAGAGGGTATCGCTCCACGTCACGCAGCCGGTTGAGGTCGGCGCTCATGTCCTGCAGCCGCGAGCCCAGCGCGGTGAGGTTGCCCAACGGTCGGTTCATCGCGACGGCCAGGCTCTGCATGGCGACCAGCACGCCGACCGTCATCGCCTCCGCCACGACCTGCCGGCTGCCCAACCCGAGCAGCACCGCGGTGGTCCCCGAGGCGAGGAACGCGGGCAGGACGGAGAGCACCGCGGTGGGCACCCCCAGCCGCTGCTGGCGGGAGGCGACGGTGGCGTGCCGCGCCGCGAACCGGGCCACCGCCCGCTCCTCCTCGCCGCCGGCCTTCACCGTCTCGATCAGCTGGACCGTGGTGTACACGGTGGTCACCAGCTTGCTGCGGTCCGCCTGGAGTCCGGCGACGGCGGTCGACCGGGTCGAGGCGACGTACCGCAGCACGCTGACGTTCAACCCGGCGAGGACCACCGCGCACAGTCCGAGCAGCAGGTCGTACTGACAGAGCAGCGCCCCGTACGCCAACACCAGGCCGGTGTCCACCACTGTGGTGGCCGCGCGGCGGGTGAGCACCTCGGCGACCACGTCGTTGCCGCGGACCCGCTGGCCGAGGTCGGCGGCCTGCCGCTGGTCGAAGAACGACGGCGGCAGCCGCAGCAGATGTCGGAAGAACCGGGCGGCGCTGGCGAGCGCGAGCGCCGTCTCCGCGCGTACGGTCAGGCGTTGCTGGAGCAGGCTGGCCAGGAAGGTCAGCACGGTGGCCACCGCCACCGCCGCCACCAGGCCGGCGAACGCGGCCCGGTCCTCCTGCAGCAGCACCCGGTCGACGAAGACCTGGGCCAGCACCGGGATGGTCAGGCCGACCACGGCGATCAGCAGTCCGAGCAGCAGCATCTGCGCGATCGCCGTCCCCGGGCCGCGCCACCGCTGGGCCAGCGCCCGGACCAGTCGGTAGCGGGTGCCGCCCGCACGGAACTCCGGCCCGGGTTGCATGGTGAGCACGATGCCGGTGAAGGCGCCGTCGAACTCCTCCCAGCTCACCGCACGGGGGCCGGTGGCCGGGTCGTTGATGAAGACCTTGCGACCGAGCCCCTCCAACACCACGAAGTGCTCGAACCGCCAGAACAGCACCGCCGGCAGTGCCACCGTGGCCAGGCCGGCGAGGTCCATCTGGAAGCCCTTGGCCACCATCCCGTACCGGCGGGCGCCCTTGAGTACGGTGGCCGCGGTGGAGCCGTCCCGGCTCACGCCGCACACCCGGCGCAACTCCTCCAGCGGCACGTGCCGGCCGTGGTGGGCGAGCAGGATTCCCAGCGCGGCGGCGCCGCACTCCACCGCCTCCATCTGGATCAGGGTGGGCGTGCGGACCCGTCGACGCCGGATCCGGGGCAGCTCCGGTGCGTTGGGGACCGCTGTCGACGGCGCGCTCATCGCCGCAGCAACCAGTCGATCGGGTGTTCCCGGTCCACTGTGAACCAGGCGGTGACCTCGCTGGCCGAGTTGAGCTGGAACGGCGGCGGAGTCTTCGTCCAGCGCAGACCGCCCGGGGCGGCCGGGTCCGGCTCCAGGGCGACGGTCACCCGGATCACGCTGCCGTGCGCCAGCAGCCGCCGCACGTCCGGCCCGGTGCCCAGGAAGGCGCGCAGCGACGCCTCGGTCTCCGGGAACGCGCCGACGGTGGCCACCTGACCGGCCAGGGTGCCGAACACGTTGCGCGGTGCCGCCGCGGCGGCCACCTCGACAGGTACTCCGGGTTGCAGCAGCGGGGCGGCGACGGCGGGCGCGTACACGACGGCCTGCAACGCGTCCCCCGCGGTGTCGAGCCGTTCCAGGTCGGCCAGGTGCGTACCGGGGGTGACGATCTCCCCCTCCGACACCAGCCAGGCCACGACGTACGCGTCACCCGGCGCGTTCTCCACCACCACCTTGCCGTCCATCGTGCGCAGGCTGTAGAGCGGAGTGCCCTTGGTGACCCGCTGGTGTGGGGATGCCCAGACCTTGGTGACCTGACCACTGTCGAGCGCGTCGAGGGCGGAGATCCCGTTGGAGTGGATCAGCACTCCGGCGGCCTCGACGGTGCGGGGGACCACGGTGCGTACCGACCAGACGCCCGCGGCGACCACGACGATGACCAGTGCGGCGGTGGCCAGCCAGTGCGGCACGGTGGTCAGCCGGACCGCCCGGTCCAACTGCTCGGGGGCCTCCAACTGGCGCAGCGCCTGCCGGCGGAACTTCATGGCCGACCCCCCGTCGCGGGCGGGCCGGCGGCGCGGCGCGAGCCGAGCAGGAAGTCGGCCACGCTCGGCTCGACCAGCGGATCGAGCCCGGACAACTCGGCGAAGGCCTGGGAGTCCCCGGCACCGAGGGCGCACGGCGCCAACTCCATGGCGGTGGCGACGAGGTACATCTGCTGGGTCAGCACACCCGCGTCCTTGAGAATCATGGCGTAGCTCATCCCTTCGTACTTCCACATCAGCCGCTGGACCCGGGCGGTGACCACCAGGACCGTCTGCGGTGGCCGGGGCATGGCGCCGGCCGCGCGGGCGTACGCCAGCAACCGGTCGGCGGCCGCCCCCCAGCCGGCGACCGGCTCCAACCGGTGCCCCACCGCGTCGTAGTGGTAGAGCCCGGGGTCGAGCCCGGCGCACCGCGCGACCAGCGGGTAGATCTCCAGCTCGTAGACCCCGCCGCCGCCCGGGTAGGGCCGATGACCGACCTCCTGCCCGCCGGCCTCGCCGACGGCGCTGGTGTGCTGCGACCGGTACAGGAACTCCGCCAGCCGCTCCAGCGGCAGCGGTGCCCCGTCGTCGTGTTCGCGCACGCTGCGCCGCTCCGCCACGACCTGACTGAAGGCGGGCTCCACCTTGGCGATCGTCGCCAGATCCGGCAGCGGCAGCTCGACCGCGCGGCCTCCGTCGTAGGGGCGGCGCAATGGTTGCGGTGCGAAGCGTTCCCGCATCCGGTAGGTACCCCCCACCGGCAGCGCGTGTCGGCCCGCCCGGGAGCGGTGGTGCAGCCGCAGTTCCTCGGGCGACCAGTAGGCCAGCGGCGCGTCGTCGCACTCCGCCTCGAACTCGGCTTCGGTGACCAGGATCCGGGCGGTGGCCAACTCGTCGAGCACCCGGCCGGCGGCCGCCGGTCGCACACCGAGCATGCGGGCTACCGTGTCGGGTCCGACGCCCGGTACGGCGGCGACCAGCACCGCGCCGAGGGCGACGTCGGCGCAGCCGACGGCCAGGGTGCTCAGCGGTGAGGCGGCAACCAACCTGCCCTGTTCGTGCTGGAGGGTGGCGAAGCGGGAGAGCCGGTGGCGGACCCCGGGAGTGTGCGGACGGCTCTCCGGCAGGCTGCCCCGACCCAGTCCGGTGGGCACCAGGTCGAGCAACGCCCGGTCGTCGACCTGGAGGCGGCGCTCCAGCCAGGAGTGGGCGAGCAGCCGGCGCAGCAGCAACTGCGCGGCCAGCACCCGGCTCTCCCCCTCCAGGCCGCTGATCAGCCGGCCGACCTCGACGTCGCTGACCCAGTCGGCGGCGAGTTGCAGAAGCAGTGCCCGCCGGCCCATGCCCGGTCGCTCCAGGGTGAGCTGGAAGCGGGTCTGCCGCAGGGTCAGCGAGCCGTCCTCGCCGAGCCCCAGTTCCGCGTCGCGGCGCAGCCGGTACGACTCCTGGATCGGCGGACCGCCGACGGAGCCGCTCACGGCGACCGCCGACCGACCGGTTCCACCACGGTGGTCATCTGCGCACCCCTCGCTAGAAGAAGACGTTCAGCGGATTGGCCGACGCCTCGTCGGCGGCCAGCGGACCTCGGCCGAGGTGGGCCGGCACGTCCCACAGCCGGCCGGGACCGAGCCGCCGCCAGAAATGCCGTAGGCCCGGCACCACGACCTTCACCACCGCCAGGTCGACGTCCGGACGGGACTGGTCGACGACGATCACCTCCAGACCGGCCAGCTCCGCCCGGCGTACGCAGTGCCGCACGTCGTCCCCGACGTCCCCGGTGGTCAGCGGCGGATGGTCCGCGGCGGTGCGGTGCGCTCGGGTGGGGTCCGGGGACAGCCAGGGCTGGTCGGCCACCCGCACGGTGCCGAACCAACGGGCGGTGTCCGGATCGTCGACGCCGTACCGGTTGCGCGCCGAGGTGGGCCCGGGAACTGCGGGCAGGAACTGGTTGACCTCGGTGAGCGCCCGGGTCAGCGCGACCCGCGCGTCCAGGTGCGCGCCGAAGCCGACCAGGACGTCCTCCGGCCCACCGTCGGCCCTCCGGGACACCGCGGCGAACGCGGGCACGCCGAGGTCGGCGGTCAGGTCGAGGGCCCACAGCTCACGGCCCAGGACGGTGGCGTGATGGTCGACGCAGGCGGCGGTCCACGGGTCGGCGAACGAGGCGAGGTCCACCCCGGGCATCCGGGAGCGGTGGTACCACCACAGTGCCACGCTGTCCCGCTCCACGAGTTCGCAGAAACCCTGCAGGATCGCCTCGGACAGGTTGCCGCCGGCGGCGCACCCGTTGGAGTCCGCCGAGCACACCCCGAGCCCGGTCAGCTCCGGATGCCCGTACCAGCAGTACGCGGCGGGCAGCTCGCGTGGTGTCCGCCGGGTCAGCGACCAGCCCGTGGTCCAGTCCAGCTCCACCTCGTCACCCAGCGGGCGGGGAACGCGGTGCAGGTGGCCCAGGTCGCGGTTGAGCCGGTCCCGGTCGGCGTACTGGCGTTGCGAGAACAGCAGCAGTTCCCGCAGGTGCACCGCGCGGTCCGGACCGAGCTGCCGGTAGGTCGCCCGGTGCACCGGGCGGTCGCCGCGCCACACCCCGCAGTAGCGTTCCACCGCCTCCCCGATCGCGCTCATCCGGGCCTGCAGGTCGGTCCGGCCCTTACCACCGCTCTGCCCGCGCAGGTTGCGGCGCAACCCGGCGAGTTGGCGGGGCTGGGCGAAGTTGTGCCCGGCCGAGTAGGTGTGGGTGACGCCGTTGTCGGTCGGCTCCAGCGGGGTCAGCCGACTCACCACGCCCAGGTACCGGCTGACGTGGTGGGCGAGAGCGGCGTACACCTCCGCCGGTTCCCGGGTGCGGGAGTCCCGGTCGCGGCTGGGTTGTGCACCACTCGGCGGCAGGTCGATCCGTGGCTCGGCCTTGCCGACGAGGTCCGGGTCGCCGCAGGCGGGGCACTGCGGCTGGCGTACGAGCTGGTGGCTCTCGGTGCTCAGGTCGCGGGTGTCCAGCGCGACCATTCGTCCGGTGAGGCGGGGCGACGAGCCCCGGACGGCGAGCACGGCGAGTTCGGTGGCGAGCAGCCCGGCGGCCATGGTGGCCAGTCCGGGCAGGACCGCGCGGCCGGGCTGCGGCGGCGGATCGCCCAGGTCCTGCCCGTCGAGGAAGGCGTTCACCTGTTCGTTCTCCTGCCACCGTTGCCGCAGGCAGGCCCAGCAGCCGGTGCGACCCGGCACCAGGTGCGGACCGAGGAAGACGACGTTGCCGTGCGGCCGGGCAAGGGTCCACGCGCGACCGGCGGCCAGGTGACGGTCGTTGATCAGGGCCAGCCGGGCGTCGAGCATCGACGACGGCAGCACCAGCACCTGTGCGGTGGCCGGCACGTCGTGCGTCGCGTCCGGTCCGACCACAGTGACGGCCAGACCGAGGGCGCGCAGCGCGTCGGCGGTCTCCGCCACCCGGGGCGCTCCGAGGTCGACGACGGTGACGGCTCCCTCGGCCATCCACCGGTGCCCGGCCTCGGGTGGGACACCGCGGGCGTCCCATCCGGCGGCCTCCGCCGGTGAGGTGCCCGCCGGACCGGACACCAGCAGCCCGTGGTCGCGTAGCCGGGCGAGGGCGGCGGCGACGGCGGTGACCGGGTGCCGGGTGGCCAGCCGGGTCACGATGTCGGCCAGCGGCTCGACGCCGTCGAGCTGGTCGGCCAGGTCCGCGGCGACCGGGTCGTCGATGATCAGGCTGCGGGTCTCCCCCAGCACCACCAGTGGGCCGTCGGGCAGCCGTACCTGCGCGTAGTCCGATCGGAAGCGCGGACGCCACATGGTTCCTCCCGAGCCTGGTGGCCGGACCGTGGCACCGCCGGCGCGCTGCCGGCGATCACGGCTGCTGCCATCGTCGCGGTCCAGGGGTGCCCGGTCCGAGTGATGCCACCGGTTTCTGCCGTCGGCGGCGACCGGGACGGTCGCGGCCGGGTCAGCCGGCGTTGACGGTCAGCGCGGTGTCGTTGAGCCCCAGCACCGATGTGCCGGTGGTCTGTGCCGGGACGAGCAGCAGGAAGGTCTCCACCCGGGTCACCCGGATCGACTTTCCGCTGATCGCCGTGCGCTGACCGGTGGCGATCAGATCCGGGCTCTGCGGCACCATCTGGACGGTGGCCGGTCCGCCGGGCGCCGGGCGCAGCGTGTCGGTGGCGTGGATCGTGAGGAAGACCAGCGTCCCGGCCGGCACCGCGACCGCGCAGTCGGACCATTCGGCCCGGTCCATCGTCCGCTGCACCGCCGCTCCGACACCGGCGAGCTGCTGCCCGTAGACCTCCCACCCGCCGGCGAACTGGCCGTCGAGCAGCGGACTCGACGCGACGAGGGACCGGTTGCCCGTCGTGGAGCCGATGCTGCGGGCGAAGACCTCGGCGGCGAGGGCCCGACGGCTGGTCTCGTCCAGGGCCGTCCCGCCCTCCGTGGCGGGCCGGCCGTCGATGCTCCGGGCGACCACCAGCGAGGGTTGGGTGACCTGGACGTTGTGGCTGAGCTTCCACTGGCCGTCGTCGCCGAGCACGAACTGGCTGACGTCGGTGGGTGCCAGTTCCGAGCCGGTCAGCTTGAGGGTGGCCGTGACCAGGAAGCACGCCGGGTCTCCGGGCGGCACCGCGAAAGCCGGGTTGATGTGCTGGAACGCCGGT is a window of Micromonospora sp. WMMD961 DNA encoding:
- a CDS encoding ATP-binding cassette domain-containing protein, which codes for MSGAVQEDPAGGLIGYCAEGVRQVCRLNGPVAGWLVTGGEADLFAVRRAGMSPSRRHHVARLPAGGLVPTSTALGAWQLILVPLPGGELRGLSQRHLSLLQRHVRLGRPADEGPSPRARAAATEMVAAMDLVLVTIADALRHGQAPREASTLRGREIVSLAQGSALTSTGGAWWLRSAGGQLRRNDGGPVEMSGEHELLLIAERDWVVAESACAVESHGSWDLLVAGQLRSAVDQHVARLLRMVESRIEEADAALLRAVERRRQVDAAVLAAAARRSIGVIGAGGVVPMPDTEAGFDRYGRAASVVRVVTEGMGSPVNEPADRSRAVLGDRAAVHAVARASSLFLREVRLPDLWWRRDLGPLVGWRADDDPEHAVAAPLVFRRRRYHQVDPDTRAYSPINATVAATFAVEATQVQAPLPQTARMRHLLRAGLVGAGRDVRGLLFAAACVALLGLGVPLTTGEVLGQLARQGEVDGLVGFVALMLSAAVVAGLVGVVQNLRLLRLDGRLQSGAQLAIWDRLLRLPARFFTGRSSGEIANSMLGISFVGEALSALLPQLVSAAATVAVTLGMLLVVEPVLGLWGAGIVAVTLLTFGGFAVLIVRQQRSALPAEHRAAAMTNQLLGGIVKIKLAAAEARAHARWSEVAAAARAALQRVRQSQAGLVAFATVLPIAGQLVLFAVLMGPLAGRIPPADFFILNVGFAMLLGALLVLVSAGVEVIAAVPRLRSLNDILRADPEARPDKVDPGELRGEIALHRVTFAYQPDEPPVLVDIDLHVRPGEFVAIVGPSGCGKSTLLRLLLGFERQQQGAVLYDGQDLSELDVHAVRRQCGVVLQDGQLFAGSVRDNICGAGSFPLDQVWEAARMAGLADDLEALPMGMSTMVPFGGGTLSVGQRQRVLIARALAPRPRIIFLDEATSALDNRTQEVVTRSTATLAATRVVIAHRLSTVRAADTIVVLDGGRIVQRGSYDELIDQPEGLFRRLARRQLLTEPDRSGAVAENRQPDGQPATS
- a CDS encoding NHLP family bacteriocin export ABC transporter peptidase/permease/ATPase subunit; its protein translation is MSAPSTAVPNAPELPRIRRRRVRTPTLIQMEAVECGAAALGILLAHHGRHVPLEELRRVCGVSRDGSTAATVLKGARRYGMVAKGFQMDLAGLATVALPAVLFWRFEHFVVLEGLGRKVFINDPATGPRAVSWEEFDGAFTGIVLTMQPGPEFRAGGTRYRLVRALAQRWRGPGTAIAQMLLLGLLIAVVGLTIPVLAQVFVDRVLLQEDRAAFAGLVAAVAVATVLTFLASLLQQRLTVRAETALALASAARFFRHLLRLPPSFFDQRQAADLGQRVRGNDVVAEVLTRRAATTVVDTGLVLAYGALLCQYDLLLGLCAVVLAGLNVSVLRYVASTRSTAVAGLQADRSKLVTTVYTTVQLIETVKAGGEEERAVARFAARHATVASRQQRLGVPTAVLSVLPAFLASGTTAVLLGLGSRQVVAEAMTVGVLVAMQSLAVAMNRPLGNLTALGSRLQDMSADLNRLRDVERYPLPSAEERPARPLAPMEGHLRIEKVTFGYNPLGRPLLEDFSLDLPPGARVALVGRSGSGKSTVGRLVAGLYRPWNGRVTVDGLDRPGTDDGLWAATVAMVDQDQRLFEGTVRDNVTMWDLTVADEDVVTALTDACLYDDVAARPGGLASPVRENARNFSGGQRQRLEIARALVRNPRVLVLDEATSALDAETERRIDMHLRRRGATCLIVAHRLSTVRDCDLIVVLDGGREVERGTHEQLVARDGAYARLVRDQ
- a CDS encoding HlyD family efflux transporter periplasmic adaptor subunit, whose product is MKFRRQALRQLEAPEQLDRAVRLTTVPHWLATAALVIVVVAAGVWSVRTVVPRTVEAAGVLIHSNGISALDALDSGQVTKVWASPHQRVTKGTPLYSLRTMDGKVVVENAPGDAYVVAWLVSEGEIVTPGTHLADLERLDTAGDALQAVVYAPAVAAPLLQPGVPVEVAAAAAPRNVFGTLAGQVATVGAFPETEASLRAFLGTGPDVRRLLAHGSVIRVTVALEPDPAAPGGLRWTKTPPPFQLNSASEVTAWFTVDREHPIDWLLRR
- a CDS encoding SagB family peptide dehydrogenase, coding for MSGSVGGPPIQESYRLRRDAELGLGEDGSLTLRQTRFQLTLERPGMGRRALLLQLAADWVSDVEVGRLISGLEGESRVLAAQLLLRRLLAHSWLERRLQVDDRALLDLVPTGLGRGSLPESRPHTPGVRHRLSRFATLQHEQGRLVAASPLSTLAVGCADVALGAVLVAAVPGVGPDTVARMLGVRPAAAGRVLDELATARILVTEAEFEAECDDAPLAYWSPEELRLHHRSRAGRHALPVGGTYRMRERFAPQPLRRPYDGGRAVELPLPDLATIAKVEPAFSQVVAERRSVREHDDGAPLPLERLAEFLYRSQHTSAVGEAGGQEVGHRPYPGGGGVYELEIYPLVARCAGLDPGLYHYDAVGHRLEPVAGWGAAADRLLAYARAAGAMPRPPQTVLVVTARVQRLMWKYEGMSYAMILKDAGVLTQQMYLVATAMELAPCALGAGDSQAFAELSGLDPLVEPSVADFLLGSRRAAGPPATGGRP
- a CDS encoding TOMM precursor leader peptide-binding protein → MWRPRFRSDYAQVRLPDGPLVVLGETRSLIIDDPVAADLADQLDGVEPLADIVTRLATRHPVTAVAAALARLRDHGLLVSGPAGTSPAEAAGWDARGVPPEAGHRWMAEGAVTVVDLGAPRVAETADALRALGLAVTVVGPDATHDVPATAQVLVLPSSMLDARLALINDRHLAAGRAWTLARPHGNVVFLGPHLVPGRTGCWACLRQRWQENEQVNAFLDGQDLGDPPPQPGRAVLPGLATMAAGLLATELAVLAVRGSSPRLTGRMVALDTRDLSTESHQLVRQPQCPACGDPDLVGKAEPRIDLPPSGAQPSRDRDSRTREPAEVYAALAHHVSRYLGVVSRLTPLEPTDNGVTHTYSAGHNFAQPRQLAGLRRNLRGQSGGKGRTDLQARMSAIGEAVERYCGVWRGDRPVHRATYRQLGPDRAVHLRELLLFSQRQYADRDRLNRDLGHLHRVPRPLGDEVELDWTTGWSLTRRTPRELPAAYCWYGHPELTGLGVCSADSNGCAAGGNLSEAILQGFCELVERDSVALWWYHRSRMPGVDLASFADPWTAACVDHHATVLGRELWALDLTADLGVPAFAAVSRRADGGPEDVLVGFGAHLDARVALTRALTEVNQFLPAVPGPTSARNRYGVDDPDTARWFGTVRVADQPWLSPDPTRAHRTAADHPPLTTGDVGDDVRHCVRRAELAGLEVIVVDQSRPDVDLAVVKVVVPGLRHFWRRLGPGRLWDVPAHLGRGPLAADEASANPLNVFF